The nucleotide sequence CTGCCGTGTGGTGTCCGAGACTTTGGAAGAGAACCACTCGATATCTTTCTCTTTTCttagtacattacaaataaaaaatagtagtacagtacaaaggcgggtttatccctaagtggcatctcttccagccaacctgagaATAAGAGGAACGCATACAAATTTGAAGCAAGAATGAACTTATTGTTCATTTACGAGTTATGATGCTTAAGACTTAagaaatggagtagtcctatttttttattggcgccgggaaccacacggcacaataaagaaaaatatacatgTTAATGTCACATAGCTTACCGGGTCAAATCATCGAGGTTAGTTACGCTGGGGTAGCATTGAAATACAACCACGTCAGATTCAGGAATGTACAGCATTTGTCCCTGAAGTAGAAATTAAagtgttttaagtaattttgtatACTTAAATTCTGATAAATCAAACCTTAAAAGATTACCTTTACAAATTACAGAGGATAAAAGTTAGGTCAAGAATAACATAAAGAGTGGAGTTTGTTTATAAAGATTGATGGCATATAAAGCAAAGTATCTGCCAACCCTTATAGCCGTTGCATTATACTGGGAAATGGCTATAATGATGAGACCAGACGTAGCAAAAAAGGCAGACGGAGTTTTACTTTAAGACAAAATGAAGCACTAAAAAATAGCGGCCCCACTTTATATATACACGCCTCACACACACACTCTCAACAATAGTATGACAGTCGGCCGCTTTTACGTCATAGATTATCTCACGAAATTGCAAGTTTTTGGTCACTTACACTTGCGTTCAACGCCGCCAttacgatgcttcacttttttaaAGCCACACTCCGTCCTACTTGTTTCTTACGGCTATAGTAGAGACAGTTCAGTCTTTATACCTTCAAGCGAAGTGGAGCGATATCATCATGAGCATGATGGACGCTCATCTCTTCGGATTTGGTCTTCAGAACGTAGACCGTGTTGATGTGAGCCAGCACGTTGGCGAACGTCATCTCCAGGTGTGGGCGgatctgtaaataaataatattttgttattattttctttttttttcatatatttatgtacaaggAGAATAACAGCAAGAACTtagagtaaataaaaatttgtgcCTTCTTCGTCAAGGTGTTTTAGCCCCACGCGCGTTTCAAATAGCTAATAGGATATAATGAAGGATTCAAAGTCTGGTagaatctttaaaatttcagcGTATCGCCCCGTTTACAaactagtataaaataaaaatactttaagtttaatgttggtataaaaattgataaatcaaCGAAACGCTGAAATTTTGTTACTACAGAACcgattttaaataagattCTTACTTTCTAACATAGCTTTATTTATCGAAATTTCTCACCGTGTCCAAAACATCAGTGATCTTGCACCCAGGCCTGGTGACCTTGGGCAGGAGACGGGAGACAGTCCGTCCCGCTTGCACGATGTTCAGTTCCCGGTCAAACATCAGGTGGAAGGGAAACACGCGGCAGAATGTGGCTGGACTCACTTTTGGCTCTGAAAtaggttttaaaatttatttaatacatacatacatacatacatatggtcacgtctatattccttgcggggtagacagagccaacagtcttgaaaagactgaatggccacgttcagctatttggcttaatgatagaattgagattcaaatagtgacaggttgctagcccaacgcctaaaaaagaatcctaagtttgtaagcctatcccttagtcgccttttacgacatccatgggaaagagatggagtggtcctattcttttttgtattggtgccgggaaatttatttaatacataggtacataaaaaatgaaacAGACTTTTTGACTGACATATTAACGCACAATTCAGATAACGATGTAGAGattcaaaatatgaaaattaaagatttcCCGTAATTTTCTCAAGAATGAAAATTAAAGGGATTTTAAGAATCACGCGGGTGGAGCcgtgtaggtacctacgttaCATATACCATCACTCAGAGAGTTACGATACCTCTTGCTAATAAACGCCTTACTAATAAATTGTTCATAAAAATCTTCGGAACCTAAGTTCATATTTTAGTCAATTGCAATGAGAATTTTACTCAGAGACCTACCTACctagattaattattatgaattattGATAATCTACCTAGATCAATAATTCATCATGTGAAGCATGCTATAGACATAGATGCTAGCTATAGTTTTACCCAAAGAAAGGGTCTCAATTTCAGCGATTTCTGGTGCGACTCTGCCCGTGGTCGAAGTCTCCGTGATGAGGAACTGCACGTGGTCGCATTCCTCCTTCGACTTCAAGAGTTCCACCTTCACTTCTGTGTCGTGAAGTTTGCTGGCTACAGTCTGttggaaaataaataggtagttttattttttacattatcttgttaataggtaggtattaattAACTCGTTGTTCTGATAATgtactaagtatttttaagttcAAAATACTAATAAGTAAATACGTACTTAATTACCAATTATTGGAGTTTGGTAAACGGAGCGACGCTTGCGCCTTTCattcatatacctacatagataAAATCATACCTCTTCCAgagaggggtagacagaagctAAAAACTTGGCACGATGCCTGCATacttaacataacataacataaaaatcacgcctctttcccggaggggtaggcagagactacctctttccacttgccacgatctctgcatacttctttcgctaaATCAGGATGCTTTCAGCTGGACGTCACCAATTTAATTAAGGTAACTACATTCTTGCATATAATGTGTTCATTAACACTCTCTTCCCTATATTCCTCTTCCTTCCTACTTCCTATTATTCCTCCTAcacatagtaaaaaatactaaagtgtttttttaatgacatATAAGACTTACCTTGACAATGCCAATGACGATATGCTCCAAGCCAGGTCTGTCTGAGTAGTAATGTAAGATCAGGGCTCCGTCTTCAGGCCTCTCCGTGCACCGGAACGACGGCGAGCGCATCCCAGGGTACAGGGTGGCCAGGTGGTCGTGGAGACCGTCCAGATTCTACAACATGGCAAAAGCctgtttaaaaaagtttgtcATATCTATAACATAACTTAATACATActttaagatataatattttaaagtatgtatttaatactagtatacttaatacatactttaagatataatattttaaagtatgtATTAAGATTGTAAAAAACTTCAATAGAATTATTTCTAGATTATAGGTATcagtttttgtatattatgtgGACTTTTACTAACACCTATAGCTTTAATAATCTTCCTATACGACTTATTgttattcaagactgttggctctctctaccccgcaagggatatagacgtaattatatgtataaatgtatactGAGTCGTGTAGCTATGCCATCGCCGAATGgccgaaatattttataaactacaTGATGCCAacgtattttatataacatatatataatttaaacgcTTAAAGTAGACATGTTGTGTTAAATGGGACATTTTAGGAACCATTTTGCGAAAGTGACATTTTGcgaacttatttttgtttatatgtttttttttttacctaaatcataataatatttgtcaaaGAAACTTTGAAATCGCACCTGCAAAAAATCCCGCGGCGTTGCTCCCAGGACCTGGAGGATCTTATCATATCCAGAGTCTTGGCAGAACTCGAAGAAAGTCTTCCCGAACAACTCCAGTATAGAATCAGCTGGGATTTCTGTAAATTGAGaaggtttaataaatataagtgtttATAGGGAAAAGTCGCATATACTTAGAATGTTATACTCAATTTTAGGacacatattataaagttttcgAATGTTGGAGTTGATCTTCGGGTAACCGTCTAAATAAGACACGAAGAATAGCACGGATtccaaatacaaataaattttttcatgTTCGAGTATTTATGGCCagatagaaatttaaattttaaagagtacttagaaatatgtatgttcaatCTAACCTTCTTACGAGTATCTgtgtataaaaatctatactaatactgAATGTCCACTGGCCCtagacatttttaatttcaggatAGAGGTTCAAAGAAagttaagtataattattaaggtaatttttttactttattgatTAACAGACGTTTCAACACATAGTCCAAATTAATGGGATTATGTTCACccataatttagttttacatCAAAATTAACTTACGCAATACTTCCACAGCCGCGGTGATCAgattgtatgttatttcgtCTTCGTATATCTGCCGAACCAGAAAACTACCCTCCATGGAGACTTCCGctttttttctataacaagaatagtatttcaaaattcattcTCTTTCATAATTAACGCAATAAATTCTATATATATGAAATcgaataaatctttttttttaatgtgtcaCAATAACATCACAAAGATTGAGAACCTCATTTAAGGCGTTTGAAATGATgactcttttatatatattttttttgtcacagacaagtgtaAATGGTTGCAGGCAAGCCATACAAATGGATACGCTACGGTTTTTCTTGCTGTAAGTTTAGCGTAGATACAAAAGagtgtatatacataatacttagttatgaatgtggatgaagcgaaggaagtatgcagagatcgtggcaagtggaaagaggtagtctctgcctacccctccgggaaagaggcgtgattttatgtatgtatgtatgtatgtatgtatgtatacttaatacgattttaaatataacttacttTATGGTCTCCCATGTTTCTTTCCCAAAAGTTTTAGTCACCAGCAACTCGAGAGCGTAATTCACGAAACCGTACTGTAATAAATTTCGAcataagtttatataaatagaattataaataaaaaaaaatatgattaacaAAATTTGAACTAGTTCCCAAGAGAGTTTGAAGCTTACGAAGGATTCAGGGGtccttatttaaatgtaattttaaagtttattggCTCTAAAACTATATTCCCAGACATGTACTGTCTGTGAAAATTCAAAAGTAGCATAAATGGGTATTTCTCGGATAGGTATATAacaggtgagatggaagacaaataCCTTTttcaatcctactaatattataaatgtgaaagtgtgaaccgattacgatgaaatttggtatgtaggtaactgaagacccaaaataacatataggctactttttattccggaattcccgcgggattgatagggcttccatgcggacgaagttgcgggcgtagtatttaaaaataaaaaagagctGGGGATtctccttgtaggcgatgggctagtaatctgtcactatttgaatctcaattctatcattaagccaaacagctgaacgtggcctttaagtcttttcaatactgttttCAAGACAAagcctgtctaccccgcaacggataggGACGTGACTGTACGTTTGTATTCCgtcataataataaacgtacctaagtacttatatttattggttcaaatgataaacaaataagtattatattaataacacTTACCATTCCGAAGATTTATCAACCTGtaacaattaatataaacCTTGTAAGTTATGTGTATTTCCAGATAAATGTAGCCATTGATTGACATtagaaaattaactttattttaaaaagattttatcgCAATCGTTCAAGCGCTTTACCGTTGTCAGACAGACTTATGACAAAAGATGTAATAGATTACTATCATAACACAATTCgcttatgtttgtatgtatgtattgcttagatcattaaaattacacaaCGAAGATTTTTATGCAGTCTGTGTATGGATGCGTAGCCGGGATGAGTCGCTAGTAAAGGATTATCAAACAATACAAAGGTAACAAACTCTTACGAATCTATGAACGGACAGCCAAAAACTGTATAAGGATTTAACTATTAAGACATAGACGCTAAGCAAGAATTGTCTGAAATTCTCATTGGAATGCCTAATAactttgtaaaaagagaactgCCTTCAATCGATattctccttttttgaagtcggttaaatttaCCTTTTTCTAAGTGTAACAAAATTGTTCCTGAAAacacatcaaaatcggttcagcgaaaggCGAGAAAATCACGGacgcaaacatacatacataaaggtCAAACTGAAAACCACAATATTCGCTTGTAGGCGGTTAAAAAAccatgtaataaatattttaagtacattttactattatagttgttttaaatatataaatatatagagtT is from Amyelois transitella isolate CPQ chromosome 21, ilAmyTran1.1, whole genome shotgun sequence and encodes:
- the LOC106135567 gene encoding guanylate cyclase soluble subunit beta-1, giving the protein MYGFVNYALELLVTKTFGKETWETIKKKAEVSMEGSFLVRQIYEDEITYNLITAAVEVLQIPADSILELFGKTFFEFCQDSGYDKILQVLGATPRDFLQNLDGLHDHLATLYPGMRSPSFRCTERPEDGALILHYYSDRPGLEHIVIGIVKTVASKLHDTEVKVELLKSKEECDHVQFLITETSTTGRVAPEIAEIETLSLEPKVSPATFCRVFPFHLMFDRELNIVQAGRTVSRLLPKVTRPGCKITDVLDTIRPHLEMTFANVLAHINTVYVLKTKSEEMSVHHAHDDIAPLRLKGQMLYIPESDVVVFQCYPSVTNLDDLTRRGLCISDIPLHDATRDLVLMSEQFEADYKLTQNLEVLTDKLQQTFRDLDSEKKKTDRLLYSVLPISVATELRHKRPVQARRYDPVTLLFSGIVGFANYCARNTDHKGAMKIVRMLNDLYTAFDVLTDPKRSPDVYKVETVGDKYMAVSGLPEYKEAHAKHICLLALDMMDLSQTVTVDGEPVGITIGIHSGEVVTGVIGHRMPRYCLFGNTVNLTSRCETTGVPGTINVSEDTYSYLINETNYDEQFELTYRGHVSMKGKAEPMQTWFLTRKTT